Sequence from the Sphingomonas koreensis genome:
GCTCGCGGACATTGCCCGGCCAGTCGTGCGACTGGAGCACCGCCAGCGCGTCCTGCGTCACCCAGGGCAGGCGGGCGCGATTGCCGGCGTGACGCAGCACCATCGCCGAAGCGAGCGCGGCGACGTCGCCCGGCCGCTCGGCGAGCTGGCGGGTGGTGAGCGGAAACACCGAGAGGCGGTAGTAAAGGTCGGCGCGGAACCGGCCTTCGGCCACTTCGGCCTGAAGGTCGCGGTTGGCGCAGGCGATGACGCGGACGTCGATCTTCTCGGGGCTGGTCGCACCGATCGGCACCACCTCACGCTCCTGCAGCGCGCGCAGCAGCTTGGCCTGGAGCGCCAGCGGCATCTCCGCGACTTCGTCGAGCAGCAGCGTGCCGCCGTTCGCGGCGCGGAAGAACCCCTCGCCTGCCGCATTGGCGCCAGTGAACGAGCCCTTCTGATGGCCGAACAGCAGCGCCTCGAGCATCGTCTCGGGCAACGCCGCACAGTTGACCGCGATGAACGGGCCGTCGCGGCGGGTGCTGCCCATATGGATCGCCTTAGCCAGCACTTCCTTGCCGGTGCCGGTCGGGCCGTTGATCAATACGGTGATGTCGGCGGCCGCGACCCGCTCGGCCAGCGCGTAGAGC
This genomic interval carries:
- a CDS encoding sigma-54 interaction domain-containing protein, whose protein sequence is MQTIFPSAAVLRQHYALVSSLRAQGFTIGAADKVKPMPGDLFMIVEGEAPPVSARTLVLAEGPVAAVPFHDGNPARLSFGPEDAAIAGGFASAMLRGAHAPVAADPESLALYALAERVAAADITVLINGPTGTGKEVLAKAIHMGSTRRDGPFIAVNCAALPETMLEALLFGHQKGSFTGANAAGEGFFRAANGGTLLLDEVAEMPLALQAKLLRALQEREVVPIGATSPEKIDVRVIACANRDLQAEVAEGRFRADLYYRLSVFPLTTRQLAERPGDVAALASAMVLRHAGNRARLPWVTQDALAVLQSHDWPGNVRELENVIQRALLLCPGDAITADHLIFDRAPAAAPAQAEGTLSNIVQLSEFAAIRETLAACGGSRTETAKRLGISERTLRYRLAKAREQGEDITRRATA